In the Streptomyces sp. cg36 genome, one interval contains:
- a CDS encoding LpqB family beta-propeller domain-containing protein → MRGQQPRTGDGETAGTARRAGNSRRDGTARRRLAARAAMAVVLTAPLTLGAATGAGATADHAIVFARYTTAAPVEDLYAISPGGTGTVKLTHTAAVSDVSPSWSPDGKRIAFVRYGSGGAIDGIWTMTSTGGGLKAVPGTAGASDPAWSPDGKRVAYAKPVGARREIYVADLDGTHTTRLTHTAADDLHPTWSPDGASLAFNRADAAGHSRVMRIRLSTLAQAAVTGSGAHDWTPDWSHGNRIAFSRVDSTGFAHLYFVRPDGTGLRRVTNGRYNDKYPSWSPDGGRLVFTRGGGDDTDPEHLYLVRADGTALTQLTTTASHDLEADWRP, encoded by the coding sequence TTGAGAGGTCAGCAACCGCGCACCGGCGACGGCGAAACCGCTGGAACGGCTCGAAGAGCCGGCAACTCCCGCAGGGACGGCACGGCCCGACGGCGCCTGGCGGCCCGCGCCGCCATGGCGGTCGTCCTCACCGCACCACTGACGCTCGGCGCGGCCACGGGCGCGGGAGCCACGGCGGACCACGCGATCGTCTTCGCCCGCTACACCACGGCAGCACCCGTCGAGGACCTGTACGCGATCTCGCCGGGCGGCACGGGCACCGTCAAACTCACCCACACCGCCGCCGTCAGCGACGTGTCGCCCAGTTGGTCCCCGGACGGCAAGCGGATCGCGTTCGTACGGTACGGATCCGGTGGTGCCATCGACGGCATCTGGACGATGACGTCGACCGGCGGCGGCCTGAAGGCCGTGCCCGGCACCGCGGGCGCCTCCGACCCCGCCTGGTCCCCCGACGGCAAGCGCGTCGCCTACGCCAAACCGGTCGGCGCCCGGCGCGAGATCTACGTCGCCGACCTCGACGGAACCCACACCACCCGGCTCACCCACACCGCCGCCGACGACCTCCACCCGACGTGGTCCCCGGACGGCGCGTCCCTGGCGTTCAACCGCGCGGACGCGGCCGGGCACAGCAGGGTGATGCGGATCCGGCTGTCCACCCTGGCCCAGGCGGCGGTCACCGGGTCCGGCGCCCACGACTGGACGCCCGACTGGTCGCACGGCAACCGGATCGCGTTCAGCCGGGTGGACTCCACCGGCTTCGCCCACCTCTACTTCGTCCGCCCCGACGGCACCGGACTCCGCCGCGTCACCAACGGCCGCTACAACGACAAGTACCCGTCCTGGTCCCCGGACGGCGGCCGACTGGTCTTCACCAGGGGTGGCGGCGACGACACCGACCCCGAACACCTCTACCTGGTACGGGCCGACGGCACGGCGCTGACCCAGCTCACCACGACCGCCTCCCACGACCTGGAGGCCGACTGGCGCCCGTGA
- a CDS encoding nuclear transport factor 2 family protein, with product MNSTNIIENVFAALAGSDSDRISAVFTEDAEWLSPAGNATAVALGRTHHMVGRDTITRFFAEDFPRLFSRDLSVEFRSIHVNGEWAVVEATMTATLTNGNPYSNDYCLLFELRDDLIHRVREYVDTARGLRTVLGEVPRETPQFHE from the coding sequence ATGAACAGCACCAACATCATCGAGAACGTCTTCGCGGCGCTGGCCGGCTCGGACTCCGACCGCATCAGTGCCGTCTTCACGGAAGACGCCGAATGGCTCTCACCGGCGGGAAACGCCACTGCCGTGGCGCTCGGGAGAACGCATCACATGGTGGGCCGGGACACCATCACGCGCTTCTTCGCGGAGGACTTCCCCCGCCTGTTCTCGCGCGACCTCTCCGTCGAGTTCCGCAGCATCCACGTCAACGGCGAGTGGGCGGTGGTGGAGGCGACCATGACGGCCACCCTCACCAACGGCAACCCCTACAGCAATGACTACTGCTTACTCTTCGAGCTCCGGGACGACCTGATCCACCGGGTGCGGGAGTACGTGGACACGGCCCGCGGGCTGCGCACGGTCCTGGGCGAAGTGCCGCGGGAGACGCCGCAGTTCCACGAGTGA
- a CDS encoding AbfB domain-containing protein yields the protein MDKQDITPARMRRAITRGVVTTTALAAVAGVAAPGVAHARPAQAVAAAAAIGTDEKQRVEAAAVVGLDATWDVLQRNDVDFIQELWRKAREGGERYEAVRLAAEEAMLAADAEVHVRFITTGIHEAYAVDKKREQEREAAARADRLAKAQALIVVGIPSSPELLALSDDNFVRAVMKHAASGAQVKAAAAAALAGDAAAWREFITNGAREAHQRDVAAELKELEEKNREEARRLQELAARKSTAALFNLTPSEAMLALSDDNFIRELLRQSVAANGPQLYAAAQKAALSQSAADWSAFIHTGAEQAYKADAEARRQEIATANRLRLKQITAAMAKTGVNPWFVAQANKALAGTDEQVVDFLKEDSQYRAMRQSLQPASGRAAGFFVRQSKVDANEAFVAPVGAKGKVADRQDATWVVVPSLAKKAECYSFESARDRGSFLTLKGQRVVAAAHDGSAASANAATWCVRPGLSGVGKSFESAGQPGRWLRHFAGDIHAADKDGKNRFDGGKDFAQDATWKLAGPLAP from the coding sequence ATGGACAAGCAAGACATCACCCCGGCGCGCATGCGCAGGGCCATCACGCGTGGCGTTGTCACTACTACGGCCCTGGCCGCTGTGGCGGGTGTGGCCGCACCGGGTGTCGCCCACGCCCGGCCCGCGCAGGCCGTCGCCGCGGCTGCCGCGATCGGCACGGACGAGAAGCAGCGGGTGGAAGCGGCGGCGGTCGTCGGCCTGGACGCCACCTGGGACGTGCTGCAGCGCAACGACGTGGACTTCATCCAGGAGCTGTGGCGCAAGGCCCGCGAGGGTGGCGAGAGGTACGAAGCCGTGCGCCTGGCGGCCGAGGAGGCCATGCTCGCCGCGGACGCGGAGGTGCACGTACGGTTCATCACCACCGGCATCCACGAGGCGTACGCGGTCGACAAGAAGCGTGAGCAGGAGCGTGAGGCGGCGGCCCGCGCGGACCGGCTCGCCAAGGCGCAGGCGCTGATCGTGGTGGGCATCCCCAGCAGCCCCGAGCTGCTGGCGCTGAGCGACGACAACTTCGTGCGCGCGGTGATGAAGCACGCGGCCTCGGGCGCGCAGGTGAAGGCGGCCGCGGCGGCGGCGCTGGCGGGGGATGCGGCGGCGTGGCGCGAGTTCATCACCAATGGTGCCCGTGAGGCGCATCAGCGTGATGTGGCGGCCGAGCTGAAGGAGCTGGAGGAGAAGAACCGTGAGGAGGCGCGGCGCCTGCAGGAGCTGGCCGCGCGCAAGAGCACGGCGGCGCTGTTCAACCTGACCCCGTCCGAGGCGATGCTGGCGCTCAGCGATGACAACTTCATCCGTGAGCTGCTGCGCCAGAGCGTGGCGGCCAACGGTCCCCAGCTGTATGCGGCGGCTCAGAAGGCGGCGCTGAGCCAGAGCGCGGCCGACTGGAGCGCGTTCATCCACACGGGTGCGGAGCAGGCGTACAAGGCGGACGCGGAGGCGCGGCGCCAGGAGATCGCCACGGCGAACCGGCTGCGGCTGAAGCAGATCACGGCGGCCATGGCGAAGACCGGGGTCAACCCGTGGTTCGTCGCCCAGGCCAACAAGGCGCTGGCCGGGACCGACGAGCAGGTGGTGGACTTCCTCAAGGAGGACAGCCAGTACCGGGCGATGCGCCAGTCGCTGCAGCCCGCGTCCGGCAGGGCGGCGGGCTTCTTCGTCCGCCAGTCCAAGGTGGACGCCAACGAGGCGTTCGTCGCCCCCGTCGGCGCCAAGGGCAAGGTGGCCGACCGTCAGGACGCGACCTGGGTCGTGGTGCCCTCGCTCGCCAAGAAGGCCGAGTGCTACTCCTTCGAGTCCGCCCGTGACCGGGGCTCCTTCCTGACGCTGAAGGGCCAGCGGGTCGTCGCCGCCGCCCACGACGGCAGCGCGGCCTCCGCCAACGCCGCCACCTGGTGCGTGCGTCCGGGCCTGTCCGGGGTGGGCAAGTCCTTCGAGTCGGCGGGCCAGCCCGGCCGCTGGCTGCGGCACTTCGCCGGTGACATCCACGCCGCCGACAAGGACGGCAAGAACCGCTTCGACGGCGGCAAGGACTTCGCCCAGGACGCCACCTGGAAGCTCGCCGGCCCGCTCGCCCCCTGA
- a CDS encoding RICIN domain-containing protein encodes MSRITRVALAATAGLAALAGTVTAVQADDTTTAKAAAPEVAVVQLQAAHSGQCLTIEKASLRNGAGAVQSTCADGADNQLFEMAPTGDGTLEVRPAHSGKCLEVENSATNGGSTIQQWWCSGGGNMRWRPFLVDVAKDLYELRPAHTTAPRCLDIKNGATTDGANAQLYYCNGSAAQQWQIKPAKV; translated from the coding sequence ATGTCCCGGATCACCCGAGTCGCGCTGGCCGCCACCGCCGGCCTGGCCGCCCTGGCGGGCACCGTCACCGCCGTCCAAGCCGACGACACCACCACCGCCAAGGCCGCCGCCCCCGAGGTGGCGGTCGTGCAGCTGCAGGCCGCCCACAGCGGCCAGTGCCTGACCATCGAGAAGGCCAGCCTGCGCAACGGCGCCGGCGCCGTGCAGAGCACCTGCGCCGACGGCGCCGACAACCAGCTCTTCGAGATGGCCCCCACCGGCGACGGCACCCTGGAGGTGCGCCCCGCCCACAGCGGCAAGTGCCTCGAAGTGGAGAACAGCGCCACCAACGGCGGCTCCACCATCCAGCAGTGGTGGTGCAGCGGCGGCGGCAACATGCGCTGGCGCCCCTTCCTCGTCGACGTCGCCAAGGACCTCTACGAGCTGCGCCCCGCACACACCACCGCGCCCCGCTGCCTCGACATCAAGAACGGCGCCACCACCGACGGCGCCAACGCCCAGCTGTACTACTGCAACGGCAGCGCGGCCCAGCAGTGGCAGATCAAGCCGGCCAAGGTCTGA
- a CDS encoding RICIN domain-containing protein: MSRIIRATLALTASAAALAGTTTTAHAGAAEDAAIAAREAANTARAAAAEAAARAKLPATTVQLQVSSSGKCLEINNGAVNDGLPAQQWTCNAATVAQQWRMIPTGGASYELRTVTGNKCLEVENSGTQAGAAVQQWTCGSGAQMRWRAVLVDPARKLFQLRPGHTDDRCLDIVSSKTENGVKAQSWHCNQTDAQLWQIKPVK; the protein is encoded by the coding sequence ATGTCCCGGATCATCCGAGCCACGCTGGCCCTCACCGCCAGCGCCGCCGCCCTGGCCGGCACCACCACCACCGCCCACGCCGGCGCCGCCGAGGACGCGGCAATCGCCGCGAGGGAAGCCGCCAACACGGCGCGTGCCGCTGCCGCCGAGGCCGCCGCGCGGGCGAAGCTGCCCGCCACCACCGTCCAGCTCCAGGTCTCCTCCAGCGGCAAGTGCCTGGAGATCAACAACGGCGCCGTCAACGACGGCCTCCCGGCCCAGCAGTGGACCTGCAACGCGGCCACCGTCGCGCAGCAGTGGCGCATGATCCCCACCGGGGGCGCCTCCTACGAGCTGCGGACCGTGACCGGCAACAAGTGCCTGGAGGTCGAGAACAGCGGCACCCAGGCCGGTGCGGCCGTCCAGCAGTGGACGTGCGGCAGCGGCGCGCAGATGCGCTGGCGTGCCGTGCTCGTCGACCCGGCGAGGAAGCTCTTCCAGCTGCGCCCCGGCCACACCGACGACCGCTGCCTGGACATCGTCAGCTCCAAGACGGAGAACGGCGTCAAGGCCCAGTCCTGGCACTGCAACCAGACCGACGCCCAGCTGTGGCAGATCAAGCCGGTCAAGTGA
- a CDS encoding ALF repeat-containing protein, translated as MNRQRWIAQAVAVALLAGGGVLAAGAAPAWAAPGPAAVAEQPVDPAAAMRAAAAQSARDYVHQIAISKLPPELRVSAWNALRSTRGDEAIAEWIAPGGGYAYAKQRLKDSRTQNRSFCERVVATHPAQFSPAVRAAAEKALKGSDADRAAFVKSGYAQAQKLDRDSRAADVQHRLEVAASDREFVAALAQNAPGEQVRVAARWALRAGATDADVAEFYGYGWATGGTLDLEAYRLHVSDAETARRATLSQLIAKAAAAEEAVKGAADAARARAEAEAAWKSVSEHAGAAQKAWLAEQEAAAAQAANWRSIAEAAKASANGLWKEIGGPADSNGTSWAEEQAGAVASADFWKDMYGRARDAETRVRG; from the coding sequence GTGAACCGACAGCGGTGGATCGCGCAGGCCGTTGCGGTCGCCCTGCTCGCCGGCGGGGGAGTCCTGGCGGCGGGCGCGGCACCGGCGTGGGCCGCGCCCGGCCCGGCGGCCGTGGCGGAGCAGCCGGTCGATCCGGCGGCGGCGATGAGGGCCGCCGCCGCGCAGAGCGCGCGTGACTACGTGCACCAGATCGCCATCTCCAAGCTGCCGCCCGAGCTGCGCGTCTCCGCGTGGAACGCGCTGCGCAGCACCCGGGGGGACGAGGCGATCGCCGAGTGGATCGCACCCGGCGGCGGTTACGCGTACGCCAAGCAGCGCCTGAAGGACTCGCGCACCCAGAACCGGAGTTTCTGCGAGCGGGTCGTGGCCACGCACCCCGCGCAGTTCTCCCCGGCGGTGCGGGCGGCGGCCGAGAAGGCCCTCAAGGGCTCGGACGCCGACCGTGCCGCGTTCGTGAAGTCCGGTTACGCGCAGGCCCAGAAGCTCGACCGGGACAGCCGTGCGGCCGATGTCCAGCACCGCCTCGAAGTCGCCGCCTCCGACCGGGAGTTCGTGGCCGCGCTGGCTCAGAACGCCCCCGGTGAGCAGGTGCGGGTGGCGGCGCGGTGGGCGCTGCGTGCGGGCGCGACGGACGCCGACGTCGCCGAGTTCTACGGGTACGGCTGGGCCACCGGCGGGACGCTGGACCTGGAGGCGTACCGGCTGCACGTGTCGGACGCCGAGACCGCGCGGCGCGCCACGCTGTCGCAGCTGATCGCGAAGGCGGCCGCGGCCGAGGAAGCGGTCAAGGGCGCGGCGGACGCGGCCAGGGCCCGGGCCGAGGCGGAGGCCGCCTGGAAGTCCGTGTCCGAGCACGCGGGCGCCGCGCAGAAGGCGTGGCTGGCGGAGCAGGAGGCCGCCGCCGCGCAGGCGGCGAACTGGCGGAGCATCGCCGAGGCCGCCAAGGCGTCCGCGAACGGGCTCTGGAAGGAGATCGGCGGTCCCGCCGACTCCAACGGGACGTCCTGGGCCGAGGAGCAGGCGGGGGCGGTCGCGTCGGCCGACTTCTGGAAGGACATGTACGGGCGTGCCCGCGACGCGGAGACCCGCGTCCGGGGCTGA
- a CDS encoding barstar family protein yields the protein MTDVHREESAPLYSLYSVDDERELFTVGDLSGFFVDADDDWRTFRALRCAASGRPAAGEVDELKVRVLDSRGGVLGSYDVSAVHIEEAEEEGQPVLEVTGYLLSRPHPLAPAAWDRWREPGELRAGAWASLPAPVRRAWLDCVRLHHFAAPRRTGADVSGGVYELDGRHITDWVGLYCALGEALRGPGGYFGGTLDALRDCLNGGFGVRAPFQLNWHSVATARAHLGDGYVDDVVETIRSAGATVTFP from the coding sequence ATGACTGATGTGCACCGTGAAGAGTCCGCCCCCCTCTATTCCCTCTATTCCGTCGATGACGAGAGGGAGCTCTTCACCGTCGGCGACCTTTCCGGTTTCTTCGTCGACGCGGACGACGACTGGCGCACTTTCCGCGCGCTGCGCTGTGCGGCGAGCGGCCGTCCCGCGGCCGGGGAGGTGGACGAGCTCAAGGTCCGCGTCCTCGATTCCCGGGGCGGGGTGCTCGGTTCCTACGACGTCAGCGCTGTCCATATCGAGGAGGCCGAGGAGGAGGGGCAGCCGGTCCTTGAGGTGACGGGCTATCTGCTGAGCCGGCCCCACCCTCTGGCGCCCGCCGCTTGGGATCGCTGGCGTGAGCCGGGCGAGCTCCGCGCCGGCGCGTGGGCCTCCCTGCCCGCACCGGTACGACGCGCCTGGCTCGACTGCGTACGGCTCCACCACTTCGCCGCGCCCCGTCGCACGGGGGCGGACGTGTCGGGCGGCGTGTATGAGCTGGACGGGCGCCACATCACCGACTGGGTGGGGCTGTACTGCGCTCTGGGCGAGGCGCTCCGGGGGCCGGGAGGCTACTTCGGAGGGACCCTGGACGCGCTGCGGGACTGCCTCAACGGGGGCTTCGGGGTGCGAGCGCCCTTCCAGCTGAACTGGCACTCCGTGGCAACGGCCCGCGCCCACCTCGGAGACGGCTACGTGGATGACGTGGTGGAGACGATCCGCTCGGCAGGGGCGACGGTGACCTTCCCCTGA
- a CDS encoding SDR family NAD(P)-dependent oxidoreductase: MTVTHRYEGRRALITGGGSGIGQATVLRLLAEGARVVAADVSEAGLDDTRAKAGADAARLSTVLVDIADESSVRAAVAAAVETLGGLDVLVNAAGILRSSHTHETSLADFNRIVAVNLTGTFLMIREAIPALLDGNGAAVVNFSSTSAAFAHPYMAAYAASKGGIQSMTHALAAEYAKRGIRFTAVQPGSISSGMTDGSGASKASLGPGLPEDADMSLFMKLAPAIGQGFAGPETVASVVAMLASEDGRFITGTEVRVDGGTHF, from the coding sequence ATGACCGTCACCCACCGCTACGAAGGCCGCCGCGCACTGATCACCGGCGGCGGCTCGGGCATCGGCCAGGCCACCGTGCTGCGCCTGCTCGCCGAAGGCGCCCGGGTCGTCGCCGCCGACGTCAGCGAGGCCGGCCTGGACGACACCCGGGCCAAGGCGGGCGCCGACGCCGCGCGCCTGAGCACCGTCCTCGTCGACATCGCGGACGAGTCGTCGGTGCGCGCCGCAGTCGCCGCCGCCGTGGAGACGCTGGGGGGCCTGGACGTACTCGTCAACGCGGCCGGCATCCTGCGCTCCTCGCACACCCACGAGACGTCGCTCGCCGACTTCAACCGGATCGTCGCGGTCAATCTGACCGGAACGTTCCTGATGATCCGCGAGGCGATACCGGCGCTCCTCGACGGCAACGGCGCCGCCGTGGTCAACTTCAGCTCCACCTCCGCCGCGTTCGCCCACCCCTACATGGCGGCGTACGCGGCCAGCAAGGGCGGCATCCAGTCGATGACCCACGCGCTCGCCGCCGAGTACGCCAAGCGGGGCATCCGCTTCACCGCCGTACAGCCCGGCTCCATCTCCTCCGGCATGACCGACGGCTCGGGCGCCTCGAAGGCGAGCCTCGGCCCGGGCCTGCCCGAGGACGCGGACATGTCGCTGTTCATGAAGCTGGCCCCGGCCATCGGCCAGGGCTTCGCGGGCCCGGAGACCGTCGCCTCGGTCGTCGCGATGCTGGCGTCGGAGGACGGCCGGTTCATCACGGGTACCGAGGTGCGCGTGGACGGTGGAACGCACTTCTGA
- a CDS encoding TetR family transcriptional regulator, with the protein MTQPSLTERRKAATQLDIARAAAALFAEQGPDATTAEAIAGQAGVALRTFYRYFRSKQDAVGPLLSGGAERWRALLEAAEPGPLPAVLERAVAEALSVPDEHAAEQFGWTRGLLRAAQDDPALRAVWYRVNQESEEKLLPVLTRLAGPGADSLEVRLAAAAATDAIRVALEEWAATDAPVSGAGSPAELAIRCLRELTGGIRLLAH; encoded by the coding sequence GTGACCCAGCCCTCCCTCACCGAGCGCCGCAAGGCCGCGACCCAGCTCGACATCGCGCGTGCCGCCGCCGCGCTCTTCGCGGAGCAAGGCCCCGACGCCACCACCGCCGAGGCCATCGCCGGCCAGGCCGGAGTGGCGCTGCGCACCTTCTACCGCTACTTCCGCTCCAAGCAGGACGCCGTCGGCCCGCTGCTCTCCGGCGGCGCCGAGCGCTGGCGCGCCCTGCTCGAAGCCGCCGAGCCGGGTCCGCTGCCCGCCGTCCTGGAGCGGGCCGTGGCCGAGGCCCTGTCGGTGCCGGACGAGCACGCCGCCGAGCAGTTCGGGTGGACGCGCGGGCTGCTGCGCGCCGCCCAGGACGACCCGGCGCTGCGCGCGGTCTGGTACCGGGTGAACCAGGAGTCCGAGGAGAAGCTGCTGCCCGTGCTCACCCGCCTCGCCGGGCCGGGTGCCGACTCCCTTGAGGTGCGGCTCGCCGCGGCTGCGGCCACCGACGCCATCCGCGTCGCCCTGGAGGAGTGGGCCGCCACGGACGCGCCGGTGTCGGGCGCGGGCTCCCCCGCGGAGCTCGCCATCCGCTGTCTGCGGGAACTGACGGGCGGAATCCGGCTGCTGGCCCACTGA
- a CDS encoding cytochrome P450 yields the protein MAPAAPTPVLDASGPPGLPLFGHLFAFGRDPLAFFVRLRDEHGDFARWSLGPYRSLLVSRPEHIAEFLGAVEDTFEVIDISWTLKQLVGDSVLRSRGAEWRRKRSLVQPVVRPRQVRAYAATMVECASAQADGWRDGQRIDVQAEMADLTQRIVVRTLFGGDLGDDGRALGAAMAVAQREMRAELRGVGLFLPGWVPTVRRRRVRAAVAVIDAEVHRLIDSRLNGGAGSGHGDDLLSRLLASRDTEGRPLSPKEVRDEAVTLWAAGHETTSTALTWSWYLLSRSPEAFARLTEELDLVLDGRPPAYEDYERLVRTRHTLKEAMRLYPPVWTVPARARAGATLGGAPVPAGTTVWCSPWSAHRDPRWFPDPTAFRPERWDDDAPHAVPEHAWFPFGVGQRACLGARFALVEAALLLATLAQRFRLAVDPGEPVPRPGIILQPTEPLHATLRAR from the coding sequence ATGGCCCCTGCCGCGCCCACGCCGGTGCTCGACGCGTCCGGGCCGCCGGGCCTGCCGCTGTTCGGGCACCTCTTCGCCTTCGGCCGCGACCCGTTGGCCTTCTTCGTACGGCTGCGCGACGAGCACGGCGACTTCGCCCGCTGGTCACTCGGTCCCTACCGCAGTCTGCTCGTCTCCCGGCCGGAGCACATCGCCGAGTTCCTGGGCGCCGTCGAGGACACCTTCGAGGTGATCGACATCAGCTGGACGCTGAAGCAGCTGGTCGGCGACAGCGTGCTGCGCAGCCGGGGAGCCGAGTGGCGCCGCAAGCGCTCGCTCGTCCAGCCGGTGGTCCGCCCGCGCCAGGTGCGCGCGTACGCGGCGACGATGGTCGAGTGCGCCTCGGCGCAAGCCGACGGCTGGCGCGACGGCCAACGCATCGACGTGCAGGCCGAGATGGCCGACCTCACCCAGCGGATCGTCGTACGCACCCTCTTCGGCGGCGACCTCGGCGACGACGGCCGGGCGCTCGGCGCCGCCATGGCGGTGGCCCAGCGCGAGATGCGCGCGGAGCTGCGCGGAGTCGGCCTCTTCCTGCCCGGCTGGGTCCCGACCGTGCGGCGACGGCGGGTGCGCGCGGCCGTCGCGGTGATCGACGCGGAGGTGCACCGGCTCATCGACAGCCGGCTGAACGGCGGCGCCGGCTCCGGGCACGGAGACGATCTGCTCAGCCGTCTGCTGGCGTCGCGCGACACGGAGGGGCGTCCGCTCTCCCCCAAGGAGGTCCGGGACGAGGCCGTCACGCTCTGGGCCGCCGGGCACGAGACCACCTCCACCGCCCTGACGTGGTCCTGGTATCTGCTCTCCCGCTCCCCCGAGGCATTCGCCCGGCTGACCGAGGAGCTCGACCTGGTGCTCGACGGCCGTCCCCCGGCCTACGAGGACTACGAGCGGCTCGTGCGGACCCGGCACACCCTCAAGGAGGCCATGCGCCTCTACCCGCCGGTCTGGACGGTGCCCGCCCGGGCACGGGCGGGCGCGACGCTCGGGGGCGCGCCCGTTCCCGCCGGTACGACGGTGTGGTGCAGCCCGTGGAGCGCGCACCGGGACCCCCGCTGGTTCCCCGACCCCACGGCCTTCCGGCCCGAGCGCTGGGACGACGACGCCCCGCACGCGGTGCCCGAGCACGCCTGGTTCCCGTTCGGCGTTGGCCAACGCGCCTGTCTCGGGGCGCGGTTCGCGCTCGTCGAGGCGGCGCTCCTGCTGGCGACCCTCGCCCAGCGGTTCCGGCTCGCCGTCGACCCCGGCGAGCCCGTCCCCCGCCCGGGCATCATCCTCCAGCCGACCGAGCCGCTGCACGCCACCCTGCGCGCACGGTAG
- a CDS encoding endonuclease/exonuclease/phosphatase family protein, giving the protein MRTLKSVMALFGTLALLLGMCVLGAATASAADVVDPSTAPPLRFSTFNMCGHKCVAVDKLTNDAYREDVVVRETDLTGWKADQIFLQEVCEYQYNAIAARLQPRGFTGRYVATLPKGAVDADHNTICLGTSSYGMAVFAKGAFVGGTDLDLNTYGADSKRQEPEDITSPCIQSYLQNRLTWSCSAHLYWEPESSGAALRNAEALKLAARVKQWDDAGIPVVVGGDFNTQPWNGGTQPLYSPAAGSGGALGPGSGTMTEADETDADFFQQKCKDLQLTHCRSGATTYEDAGGKRKIDYLFFASRFFKDEKGDSQPRETTVSDHHVYRAAATWSDCGPAAPTAGGVFRVDATGALFRYAGNSDGTLAGACKTGFGWGNMRHIARQGGTLLAVDQSGDLWRYPADPVTGSYSGSTRTKAGSGLQGATALLAPGDNNHDGHPDLLVRDAAGDLWRYPGTAAGGYDSAAAVKAAAPAPGTSWGDYKALLAVDLVRDSANAADLVGRDTTGLLWLHKADGSGGYAPRVQIGNGWQTYTALAAPGDLDGDGNADLIGRDHVLNKSYGNLWFYKGDGTGGYAPRVQIGNGYPDDEPLF; this is encoded by the coding sequence GTGAGAACGCTCAAGTCCGTGATGGCCCTGTTCGGGACCTTGGCCCTGCTTCTGGGGATGTGCGTCCTCGGCGCCGCGACCGCGTCGGCGGCGGACGTGGTGGATCCGAGTACGGCGCCGCCGCTCAGGTTCTCCACCTTCAACATGTGCGGCCACAAGTGCGTGGCCGTCGACAAGCTGACCAACGACGCCTACCGCGAGGACGTGGTGGTCCGGGAGACCGACCTCACCGGCTGGAAGGCGGACCAGATATTCCTCCAGGAGGTCTGCGAGTACCAGTACAACGCGATCGCGGCCCGGCTCCAGCCCCGCGGTTTCACGGGCCGTTACGTGGCGACGCTCCCGAAGGGGGCCGTCGACGCCGACCACAACACGATCTGCCTGGGCACCTCCTCGTACGGCATGGCCGTCTTCGCCAAGGGCGCGTTCGTCGGCGGCACCGATCTGGATCTGAACACCTACGGCGCGGACAGCAAGCGCCAGGAGCCCGAGGACATCACGAGCCCCTGCATCCAGAGCTATCTGCAGAACCGGCTCACCTGGTCCTGCTCCGCGCACCTGTACTGGGAGCCCGAGTCCTCCGGGGCCGCGCTGCGCAACGCCGAGGCGCTCAAGCTCGCCGCCAGGGTCAAGCAGTGGGACGACGCCGGCATCCCCGTCGTCGTGGGCGGCGACTTCAACACCCAGCCGTGGAACGGCGGCACCCAGCCGCTCTACTCCCCCGCCGCCGGGAGCGGCGGCGCGCTCGGCCCGGGCAGCGGCACGATGACCGAGGCCGACGAGACCGACGCCGACTTCTTCCAGCAGAAGTGCAAGGACCTCCAGTTGACGCACTGCCGTTCCGGCGCGACGACGTACGAGGACGCGGGCGGCAAGCGCAAGATCGACTACCTCTTCTTCGCCTCCCGCTTCTTCAAGGACGAGAAGGGCGACTCCCAGCCCCGCGAGACGACGGTGTCCGACCACCACGTCTACCGCGCCGCCGCCACCTGGTCGGACTGCGGGCCCGCCGCGCCCACCGCGGGAGGCGTCTTCCGCGTCGACGCCACCGGCGCGCTGTTCCGCTACGCGGGCAACAGCGACGGCACCCTCGCGGGCGCCTGCAAGACCGGCTTCGGCTGGGGCAACATGCGCCACATCGCCCGCCAGGGCGGCACGCTGCTGGCCGTCGACCAGAGCGGTGACCTGTGGCGGTACCCGGCCGACCCGGTGACCGGCTCGTACTCGGGCAGCACCCGCACCAAGGCGGGCAGCGGCCTCCAGGGCGCGACCGCCCTGCTCGCCCCCGGCGACAACAACCACGACGGCCACCCCGACCTGCTCGTCCGCGACGCGGCCGGTGACCTGTGGCGCTACCCCGGCACGGCCGCGGGCGGCTACGACTCCGCCGCCGCGGTGAAGGCCGCCGCGCCCGCGCCCGGCACCTCCTGGGGCGACTACAAGGCGCTGCTGGCCGTCGACCTCGTCCGCGACTCCGCCAACGCCGCCGACCTGGTCGGCCGCGACACGACCGGGCTCCTGTGGCTGCACAAGGCGGACGGCAGCGGTGGCTACGCGCCGCGCGTCCAGATCGGCAACGGCTGGCAGACCTACACCGCCCTCGCCGCCCCCGGCGACCTCGACGGTGACGGCAACGCCGACCTGATCGGCCGCGACCACGTCCTCAACAAGAGCTACGGCAACCTCTGGTTCTACAAGGGCGACGGCACGGGCGGCTACGCGCCGCGCGTCCAGATCGGCAACGGCTACCCGGACGACGAGCCGCTGTTCTGA